The Pseudomonas sp. SCB32 DNA window CACTACTAAGTATCACCCGAAGATGCTTTCTTAATAGTCCTGCAGTGGGCAATCCATGTGGGATCGACTGCTGATACTTTTCCTCAACGACACCCTGTCGATCTACCGAGGAAAGGAGAGGCAATGATGAGAAAGAGCGAATTCCCGCAGGGCGCCACTTTGGTCTTTGGCGGCAGCGGTGGCATCGGACAATGCGTTGCCCTCGAGTTCGCACGCGCTGGCGTGCCGGTCGCAGTCGCCTACCGGAGCAAGGCCGAGGTAGCGCAACGCGTCGCCGGCCAGATCCGGGAAGAGGGCGTCGACGCGAGCATCCACCAGGTCGACGTTACCGATGTCGCCCAGATCCAGGCGACACTGGACGCAGCCATCGAAATCCACGGTCGCGTGCACACCATCATCTGGGCTGCCGGGCCTTTCGTGAACCAGCTCCATATCAGCGAAATGGGTCCCGATGACTGGAAGCGCGCCATCGATGTCGAGGTTATGGGCTTCTTCAATGCCGCCAAGGCCGCGCTGCCGCACCTGCGCGCCGCGGGGGGCGGTTCGTTCGTCACGCTGGGCTCCGCCGGCCACCTGCGCTGGCCGGATCGTGATGGCCTGTCGGTCGCGCCGAAGGCCGCCAATGAGTCGCTGATAAAGGGCCTCGCCCGCGAGGAAGGCCGCTACAACATCCGCGCGAACTCCGTCCTGGTGGGTGTCATCGAGGCCGGCATGTTCCCGCAGCTCCTGGAGCAGGGGCAGTTCGACCAGAAGTGGATCGACGAAACGCTGCAGATACTGGCGCTCAAGCGCTGGGGCAAGCCCGAGGAAATCGGTCGTGCCGCCGTGTTCCTGGCATCCGACAACGCTGCCTACATCACCGGGCAACAGCTGAACGTGTCCGGCGGGTACGGCATCTAGGGCATCTTCTGGCCCCCATCGAGAGTCGCTGTTCACCGATACCTCCGCGTCTGCATTCTCGGCGCGGCCGTCCTTTTCCTGTCCTGGAGTACGGCATGACCGATTTGAATCCCCACCACGCGTTGTACGAACTCGCGTGCCGCTATGCACAAGCTGTCGACCGACGCGACTGGGCTCGGCTCAGCACTCTCTTCACCCCCGACGCATCCCTTGCCGGCCCCGGCTTCCGCTTCGACGAGCGCAACGCGATCGTCGCGGGCATGGGCGCGATCGAGCGCTACGAAACGACGCAGCATCACGTACACAACCAGCTCGTCACGCTTGACGGCGGTGTGGCCGACGTCGAGACCTACGGCGTTGCGTGCCACGTCTATCTGCGCGATGGCGTGAAGCGCAAGCTCGACTGGGGGCTGCGCTATCACGACCGCTGCCGGTTCGACGGCGGCACGTGGCGCTTCGCGGCGCGCACGCTGCACGTCGATTGGACCCAAGACCTGCCGCTGGAGGGCTGAACGATGCCAACGTCTCGTCCCCTTGACGGCCAGACTGCGCTGGTTACCGGCGGTGCCGGCGGTATTGGCGCGGCCTGTGCGCAGGCGCTGCTCGCGGACGGTGCGGTCGTTGTGCTGATGGGCCGCCGCCACGACGCGCTCGCACGCACCCGGCGGCAGCTGACCGAC harbors:
- a CDS encoding SDR family NAD(P)-dependent oxidoreductase; translation: MMRKSEFPQGATLVFGGSGGIGQCVALEFARAGVPVAVAYRSKAEVAQRVAGQIREEGVDASIHQVDVTDVAQIQATLDAAIEIHGRVHTIIWAAGPFVNQLHISEMGPDDWKRAIDVEVMGFFNAAKAALPHLRAAGGGSFVTLGSAGHLRWPDRDGLSVAPKAANESLIKGLAREEGRYNIRANSVLVGVIEAGMFPQLLEQGQFDQKWIDETLQILALKRWGKPEEIGRAAVFLASDNAAYITGQQLNVSGGYGI
- a CDS encoding nuclear transport factor 2 family protein, whose translation is MTDLNPHHALYELACRYAQAVDRRDWARLSTLFTPDASLAGPGFRFDERNAIVAGMGAIERYETTQHHVHNQLVTLDGGVADVETYGVACHVYLRDGVKRKLDWGLRYHDRCRFDGGTWRFAARTLHVDWTQDLPLEG